One Heyndrickxia oleronia genomic window, TTTCTCCAGTATATTGCCCCAACGATTATGCTTATTCTAGGTGTACTTGTCTATCACGAACACTTTAGTACTGCACACATGATTGCATTTATTTGCATATGGACTGCAGCTATTGTTCTATCAATTGGCAATTCAAAATGGTTTATAAGTTTGACGAATCGTATCAAAAAAGATAAAAGCTTCAGTGCATAGAAAGGAGCAATCCATAGTGATTGCTCTTTTCTATTAGTAACTTGATCAAATTTTGTTTTTAGAAGGGTAAGATTGTTTTATTTATAAAAAAATTCTTTGCACTTTTTCCCAGAAAGAATTATCTTTTAATTTTACAGTTTTAATTTTTTTATCGTTTAATGAGATATCAATTTTATCAACATGTTGAATACTGATTGCTTCATTATCCATCCCCATGATAGGATAATCATTTCCAGACTGGACGACTTTTAGTGTTAGTTTTCTGCTACCACTGAGAATAAATGAGGAGCCTAATGTTCGATATTGATTATTATTGAGTGATGCCAACTCGCTTACCTGTATACAAGGAAGAAGTGGATCAACAATCGCACCATTCACGGATTTATTATATGCTGTACTCCCGGTTGGTGTGGCAATTAATAATCCATCTCCTCTAAAGGTTTCAAAGAGGAGGTCGTCGATGTAAACGTCCATGACAAATGTTTTAATAATGCTAGATCGGATGCTAAATTCATTTAAGCAATAAAACGATCCTTGTTGATCAATATTGACTTGAATAATTGGGTATCTTCTTACTTCGATTTTATCCTTGTTCATCGCTTCAACCATTTCGGATAGGTCATCAATATGAAAATCACAATACATACCTAAACGATCCTTTGTTGATACCCCTACATATAAACAATCATCTCTAAATCCAGATTTACGAACAGCTTGCAAAAAGGTGCCATCACTACCAACACTTACGATAATATTAGCGTCTCGATCATTATCAACGATATGAAAGTCATATTGAATCGCGGTCTTTTTT contains:
- a CDS encoding NAD kinase, with amino-acid sequence MSERRNIYFYSNQQDIEEKVELLKKTAIQYDFHIVDNDRDANIIVSVGSDGTFLQAVRKSGFRDDCLYVGVSTKDRLGMYCDFHIDDLSEMVEAMNKDKIEVRRYPIIQVNIDQQGSFYCLNEFSIRSSIIKTFVMDVYIDDLLFETFRGDGLLIATPTGSTAYNKSVNGAIVDPLLPCIQVSELASLNNNQYRTLGSSFILSGSRKLTLKVVQSGNDYPIMGMDNEAISIQHVDKIDISLNDKKIKTVKLKDNSFWEKVQRIFL